Part of the Vicinamibacteria bacterium genome is shown below.
ACGAGCCCGGAGAGCGCCCCGAAATGACTCCCTCTGGCCGCGCCCTCTCCACCCCCCGTGGCCAAAAAGGCCTGGACCGCCTCCTCCACCCTCGCCGTGTCCGCACGCGGTGCCTGTCGCACGCCCCCGGAAAGGGCTGTCCGGACCGCGCGCTCCACGGCCGTGAATACCGTGCGGGTATCCGCGAAGCGCACCTCCGTCTTGGCGGGATGGACGTTCACGTCCACCAGGTGAGGGGGCACCTCCACGAAGAGGACGGCCTCCGCCCCCCGGTCCCCCGCCCCCGCCGCCCGGTACGCTTCGCTCACCGCCTTGGCAAGGGCCCGGTCGCGCACGGGCCGGCGGTTCACGAAGAGGCGGAGGCTCGCCCGCGGGGGGCGGGGGCGATCGGGCCGCGACACCAAGCCTTCGACCTTGACCCATTCCTCCCCGCCGTCGACGGCCAGGAGATCCTCCAGGAAGCCCTTCCCGAAGACCTGGTAGACCCGCGACGGCAGGCTCTCGGCCGCCGGCGCCTCCAGGACTGTCCGGCCTCCCGACTTCAGGACGAAGCCGATCTCCGGTCGGGCCAGGGCCAGGAGCGTGACCGCTTCCGCCACGTGGGTGGCCTCCGTCGACTCCGCGCGCAGGAACTTGCGCCGCGCGGGCACGCCCCCGAAGAGGTCGCGCGCCTCCACCGTCGTTCCCCGCGGGTGCCCGGCGTCCCGCACGTGGATCTTCCGCCCGTCCCGAAACTCCACCTCCGTGCCCGCGGAGCTGCCCTCATCGCGGGTCCACAGCACGAGATGGGAGACGCTGGCGATGGAGGGGAGGGCCTCGCCCCGGAAGCCGTGGGTGGCGACGGCCTGCAGGTCGACGAGCGCCCTCAGCTTGGAGGTGGCGTGGCGCTCCAGGGCCAGCTCGGCATCTTCCCGGCTCATGCCCAGGCCGTCGTCGCGCACCCGGATCAGCGCCTTGCCCCCCGCCTCGATCTCCACCTGCACGGTCCGGGCCCCGGCGTCGATCGCGTTCTCGACCAGCTCCTTCACCACCGAGGCCGGTCGCTCCACCACCTCTCCGGCCGCGATCTTGTTGACGAGGTCCTCCGGGAGGCGCTCGATGCGACGCCCTCCTCCCACGCCGCGACCGTTCAATCCCCGACCGGCTTCTCGAGCTGGGCCTGGGCCGCGGCCAGGCGGGCAATGGGGACCCGGTAGGGTGAGCAGGAAACGTAGTCGAGCCCCACCCGGTGGAAGAAGTGGATGGAGGCGGGATCGCCCCCGTGCTCCCCGCACACCCCGATCTTCAGGTCCCGCTTGACCTGCCGCCCCTTGCGGACGCTGATCTCCACCAACTGCCCCACCCCCCCTTCGTCGAGCGACACGAAGGGGTCCTTGTCGAGCACGCCGTGCTCCTGGTAGTAGAGCAGGAACTTGCCCGCGTCGTCGCGGGAGAGCCCGAAGCCCATCTGGGTGAGGTCGTTGGTCCCCAGGGAGAAGAAATCGGCCTCGCGCGCGATCTCGTCCGC
Proteins encoded:
- the mutL gene encoding DNA mismatch repair endonuclease MutL — its product is MNGRGVGGGRRIERLPEDLVNKIAAGEVVERPASVVKELVENAIDAGARTVQVEIEAGGKALIRVRDDGLGMSREDAELALERHATSKLRALVDLQAVATHGFRGEALPSIASVSHLVLWTRDEGSSAGTEVEFRDGRKIHVRDAGHPRGTTVEARDLFGGVPARRKFLRAESTEATHVAEAVTLLALARPEIGFVLKSGGRTVLEAPAAESLPSRVYQVFGKGFLEDLLAVDGGEEWVKVEGLVSRPDRPRPPRASLRLFVNRRPVRDRALAKAVSEAYRAAGAGDRGAEAVLFVEVPPHLVDVNVHPAKTEVRFADTRTVFTAVERAVRTALSGGVRQAPRADTARVEEAVQAFLATGGGEGAARGSHFGALSGLVAEGGPSAVGGPPAVLGQHRDTYIVVTDGEDLILVDQHTAHERVRFERLLEELGRGAVESQMLLAPQVVTLPPELRPLLEAGQESLAAFGWDVEEFGGGSTRVRAVPALLGGRDAASALERFLRDLREREEGEWIVSGAQERSAATLACHSAVRAGQALSAASMAAIVRDLGATAHPTLCPHGRPTSVRIPREDVSRWFGRTGWRRQ